GTTGGGTTGCGTGCCGATCGGCCCCGGCGGCGGCGCCGCGCTGCGCTTCCTGGCGGCCGCGTTGCAGGCCAGGGCCGTGGTCGAGGTCGGCACGGGTGCCGGCGTGGGCGCGTTGTACCTGCTCAGCGGCATGCCGACAGCGGGCGTGCTGACCTCCATCGACGTGGAGCCCGAGCACCAGCGGGCGGCGCGGGTGGCCTTCGCGGAGGCCGGCGTGGGCGCGTCCCGAACGCGGCTGATCATGGGCCAGGCCCTCGACGTCCTCCCCCGCCTCACCGACGGGGCCTACGACCTGGTGTTCGTGGACGCGGCGAAGTCCGAGTACCCGAAGTACCTGGAAGAGGGCGTGCGACTGCTGCGCCCGGGCGG
This DNA window, taken from Saccharothrix variisporea, encodes the following:
- a CDS encoding O-methyltransferase encodes the protein MDAPLREYVERYLPEDAVVTAARARGEQLGCVPIGPGGGAALRFLAAALQARAVVEVGTGAGVGALYLLSGMPTAGVLTSIDVEPEHQRAARVAFAEAGVGASRTRLIMGQALDVLPRLTDGAYDLVFVDAAKSEYPKYLEEGVRLLRPGGVIAFDNILWHGRVVDTSQRDPDTQAMRDVARAVREDDRLVPVILPLGDGLLVAAKV